The Pseudomonas extremaustralis genome contains a region encoding:
- the secA gene encoding preprotein translocase subunit SecA has product MFAPLLKKLFGSKNEREVKRMLKTVQLVNAFEEQMVALSDEQLRAKTQEFKARIAKGETLDKLLPEAFAVAREAGKRVMGMRHFDVQLIGGMTLHEGMIAEMRTGEGKTLVATLGVYLNALSGKGVHVVTVNDYLARRDANWMRPLYEFLGLTVGVVTPFQPPEEKRAAYAADITYGTNNEFGFDYLRDNMAFSMEEKFQRELNFAVIDEVDSILIDEARTPLIISGQAEDSSRLYTEINKLIPRLEQHIEEVEGVVTKEGHFTIDEKTRQVELNEAGHQFVEDMLTQIGLLAEGESLYSAHNLGLLTHVYAGLRAHKLFHRNVEYIVQDGQVVLVDEHTGRTMPGRRLSEGLHQAIEAKEALNIQAESQTLASTTFQNYFRLYNKLSGMTGTADTEAFEFHQIYGLSVVVIPPNKPLARKDFNDLVFLTAEEKYAAIINDIKDGMAQGRPILVGTATIETSEHVSNLLNKEGIEHKVLNAKFHEKEAEIIAQAGRPGALTIATNMAGRGTDILLGGNWEVEVASLDNPTPEQIAQIKADWQKRHQAVLESGGLQVIASERHESRRIDNQLRGRAGRQGDAGSSRFYLSLEDSLMRIFASDRVKNFMKALGMQSGEAIEHRMVTNAIEKAQRKVEGRNFDIRKQLLEFDDVNNEQRKVIYHMRNTLLAADNIGETIADFRQDVLNATVSAHIPPQSLPEQWDVAGLEAALKSDFGVDLPVQQWLDEDDHLYEETLREKLMTELLAAYNEKEEQASAEALRTFEKQIVLRVLDDLWKDHLSTMDHLRHGIHLRGYAQKNPKQEYKRESFTLFSELLDSIKRDSIRVLSHVQVRREDPVEEEARLRQEAEALAARMQFQHDEAPGLEAPEVVGEEVDAALAQSPVRNEQKLGRNELCWCGSGKKFKHCHGEIN; this is encoded by the coding sequence ATGTTTGCGCCTTTGTTAAAGAAACTTTTTGGAAGCAAGAATGAGCGCGAAGTCAAACGCATGCTCAAGACGGTGCAGCTGGTCAATGCCTTCGAAGAGCAGATGGTTGCCCTTTCGGACGAGCAATTGCGCGCCAAGACCCAAGAGTTCAAGGCCCGCATAGCCAAAGGTGAAACCCTCGACAAGTTGCTTCCCGAAGCCTTCGCGGTCGCCCGTGAAGCCGGTAAGCGTGTCATGGGCATGCGCCACTTCGACGTCCAGTTGATCGGTGGCATGACCTTGCATGAAGGCATGATTGCCGAAATGCGTACCGGTGAAGGCAAGACCCTGGTGGCAACCCTGGGCGTTTACCTCAACGCGTTGTCCGGCAAGGGCGTGCACGTTGTGACGGTGAACGACTACCTGGCCCGCCGCGACGCCAACTGGATGCGTCCGCTGTATGAGTTCCTCGGCCTGACCGTCGGCGTCGTGACGCCGTTCCAGCCGCCGGAAGAGAAGCGCGCCGCCTATGCCGCCGACATCACCTACGGCACCAACAACGAATTCGGTTTCGACTACCTGCGCGACAATATGGCGTTCAGCATGGAAGAAAAATTCCAGCGTGAACTCAACTTTGCAGTGATCGACGAAGTCGACTCCATCCTCATCGACGAAGCCCGTACCCCGTTGATCATCTCCGGCCAGGCCGAAGACAGCTCGCGCCTGTACACCGAGATCAACAAGTTGATCCCGCGTCTGGAGCAGCACATCGAAGAAGTGGAAGGCGTAGTGACCAAAGAAGGTCACTTCACCATCGACGAGAAGACCCGCCAGGTCGAACTCAACGAAGCCGGTCACCAGTTCGTCGAAGACATGCTGACCCAGATCGGCCTGCTGGCCGAGGGCGAAAGCCTGTACTCGGCCCACAACCTGGGCCTGCTGACCCACGTGTATGCCGGCCTGCGCGCCCACAAGCTGTTCCATCGCAACGTCGAGTACATCGTGCAGGACGGCCAGGTCGTCCTGGTCGACGAACACACTGGCCGTACCATGCCGGGTCGTCGCCTGTCCGAAGGTCTGCACCAGGCCATCGAAGCCAAGGAAGCGCTCAACATCCAGGCCGAAAGCCAGACGTTGGCATCCACTACCTTCCAGAACTACTTCCGTCTGTACAACAAACTGTCCGGCATGACCGGTACGGCCGACACCGAAGCGTTCGAATTCCACCAGATCTATGGTCTGTCGGTCGTGGTCATCCCGCCGAACAAACCGCTGGCGCGTAAAGACTTCAACGACCTGGTGTTCCTGACCGCCGAAGAGAAATACGCGGCGATCATCAACGACATCAAGGACGGCATGGCCCAGGGGCGTCCGATCCTGGTGGGTACCGCCACGATCGAAACGTCCGAGCACGTGTCCAACCTGCTCAACAAGGAAGGCATCGAGCACAAGGTCCTCAACGCCAAGTTCCACGAAAAAGAAGCCGAGATCATCGCCCAGGCCGGTCGCCCCGGCGCACTGACCATCGCCACCAACATGGCCGGTCGTGGTACCGACATCCTGTTGGGCGGCAACTGGGAAGTGGAAGTGGCCTCGCTGGACAATCCGACCCCTGAGCAGATCGCCCAGATCAAGGCTGACTGGCAGAAGCGCCACCAGGCCGTGCTGGAGTCGGGCGGCTTGCAGGTGATCGCTTCCGAGCGTCACGAATCCCGTCGGATCGACAACCAGCTGCGTGGTCGTGCCGGTCGTCAGGGTGACGCCGGTTCCAGCCGTTTCTACCTGTCCCTGGAAGACAGCCTGATGCGCATCTTCGCCTCGGATCGGGTGAAGAACTTCATGAAGGCCCTGGGCATGCAGTCCGGTGAAGCGATCGAACACCGCATGGTGACCAACGCCATCGAAAAGGCCCAGCGCAAGGTAGAAGGCCGCAACTTCGACATTCGTAAGCAACTGCTCGAGTTCGATGACGTCAACAACGAACAGCGTAAAGTGATCTATCACATGCGTAATACGTTGCTGGCCGCCGACAACATTGGCGAGACCATCGCCGATTTCCGCCAGGACGTGCTCAACGCCACCGTCAGCGCACACATCCCGCCACAATCCCTGCCTGAACAGTGGGATGTGGCTGGTCTGGAAGCCGCGTTGAAGAGCGACTTCGGTGTCGACTTGCCGGTCCAGCAATGGCTGGATGAAGACGACCACCTGTATGAAGAGACCCTGCGCGAGAAGCTCATGACCGAGCTGCTGGCCGCTTACAACGAAAAAGAAGAGCAGGCGAGCGCCGAAGCGCTGCGCACCTTCGAGAAACAAATCGTATTGCGCGTCCTGGACGACCTGTGGAAAGACCACCTGTCGACCATGGACCATCTGCGTCACGGTATCCACCTGCGCGGCTATGCCCAGAAGAACCCGAAGCAGGAGTACAAGCGCGAGTCGTTCACACTGTTCTCCGAGCTGCTGGATTCGATCAAACGC